A single Mus caroli chromosome 15, CAROLI_EIJ_v1.1, whole genome shotgun sequence DNA region contains:
- the Polr3h gene encoding DNA-directed RNA polymerase III subunit RPC8, which yields MFVLVEMVDTVRIPPWQFERKLNDSIAEELNKKLANKVVYNVGLCICLFDITKLEDAYVFPGDGASHTKVHFRYVVFHPFLDEILIGKIKGCSPEGVHVSLGFFDDILIPPESLQQPAKFDETEQVWVWEYETEEGAHDLYMDTGEEIRFRVVDESFVDTSPTGPSSAEAASSSEELPKKEAPYTLVGSISEPGLGLLSWWTSN from the exons ATGTTCGTGCTGGTGGAGATGGTGGACACGGTGCGCATACCCCCGTGGCAGTTTGAGCGGAAACTCAACGATTCCATTGCTGAGGAGCTGAACAAGAAATTGGCCAACAAG GTCGTATACAACgtgggactctgcatctgtctgtTTGATATCACCAAGCTGGAGGATGCCTATGTGTTCCCAGGGGATGGAGCATCACACACCAAAG TCCATTTCCGCTACGTGGTGTTCCACCCCTTCCTGGATGAGATCCTCATTGGGAAGATCAAAGGCTGCAGCCCAGAGGGTGTGCACG TCTCTTTAGGGTTCTTTGATGACATTCTCATCCCCCCTGAGTCACTGCAGCAGCCTGCCAAGTT TGATGAAACGGAACAAGTGTGGGTGTGGGAGTAcgagacagaggaaggagctcaTGATCTGTACATGGACACTGGGGAGGAGATCCGCTTCAGGGTGGTGGACGAGAGCTTTGTGGACACGTCCCCCACAGGACCCAGTTCTGCCGAGGCTGCCTCTTCAAGCGAGGAGCTGCCCAAGAAGGAAGCGCCATATACACTTGTG GGATCTATCAGTGAGCCAGGACTGGGCCTTCTCTCCTGGTGGACAAGCAACTAG